Within the Streptomyces sp. R41 genome, the region TGTACGCGGTCAACGGCGCCGACGGCACACGCCCGCGGTTCACCGCCGAGTCCCTGCGGGCGAGCGTGCCCGACCTCGCGGCGCACGACGTCTACCTGTGCGGCCCGCCCGCGATGGCGCAGGACCTGTACGGGGCGCTGCGCGCGGCGGGTGTCCCCGACCGCCGTATCCACCACGAGTCGTTCGAGCTGTGAGGCCGCCTTGCACGCCCTGAAGAAGCAACGTCCGCTGCGCCGCGTCGTACTGGCGGCCGCCAGTACAGTCACCGGTGTCGTCCTGCTGCTGTCGCTGAAGCCGCACACGCCGCCGACCGTGGCGCAGGCGTCCTCGTCCGCCGGCCAGTCCCAGACCCAGGCCCCGTCCCCTGGAACCTCCTCGGGCAGCTCCTCCGGGAGCACGAAGAGCACGGGCACCAAGACCGTCACCGGTGAGACGGTCCAGACCCGTTGGGGCCCCGTCCAGGTGCGCATCACGCTCAAGAACGGAAAGATCACTGACGTCACCGCGGTCGCCTACCCCTCGGACAATCCGAAGGACCAGGAGATCAACAGCTACGCGATACCCCAGCTCAGGCGCGAGGCGCTGGCCGCGCAGAGCGCGCAGATCGACTCGGTCTCCGGTGCCACGTACACCAGTGACGGTTACAAGCAGTCCCTCCAGTCGGCACTGGACTCCGCGGGCCTCTGAACGCACTGCCGTCGTGGGCCGTATCTCTGGGCCAGGGGACCACTCCCCTTGCCCCGTCCCCACGGACGAACACGGAGGAACCGTGTCCACGATCGCCGGTGGTCGCGCCGCGCGGCGCCAGACCATGCGCCGTATCCGCCCTCGCCGCTCGCCCGCCGTCCCGTTGCTGCTCGCCGTCTGGGCGGGCGCGGCCGGGGTCATCTGGCTGTGGTGGAACAACACCCCGTCCATCGCGGACGACAACAGCAAGATCCTCAACGCGGGCCGGATCACCGGACTGCTCGCCGGCTACCTGATGGCGCTCGTGGTGCTGCAGATGGCCCGCGTTCCCGCCCTGGAGCGCCGGGTGGGCTCCGACCGGGTCGCGCGCTGGCACGCCATGAGCGGCCGGTACACGATCTGCCTGGTCCTGGCCCACCTCTTCCTGACCATGTGGGGCTACGCCCTGCAGTCGGGCAAGGGGCTCGGCGGGATCGTGCAGCAGACCATCGACTCGGTGAACCAGCTGCCCGACATGGGCAAGGCCGCGATCGGCACGGGTCTGCTGGTGCTCATCGGGTTCATCTCCATCGGCGGGATCCGCCGTCTGATCCCGTACGACACCTGGTATCACGTCCACTTGCTGACGTACGCCGCCGTGTTCCTGACGTTCTGGCACCAGCTGTCCACCGGCAACGACTTCGCCGTCGAGCCCGCCGCGAAGACCGCCTGGTACGGGCTGTACGGGTCGGTGACCGCGCTGGTGATCTGGTACCGGGTCCTCGCGCCGATCCGGCTCAACGTGAAGCACCGGATGCGGGTCGAGGCGGTGATCGAGGAGACGCCCGGGATCGTGTCGGTGCTGATCAGCGGGCGGAAGCTGCACCGGATGGGCGCGGAGGCCGGGCAGTTCTTCCGCTGGCGCTTCCTGGCGCCGGGGATGCGGCTCAGCTCCCACCCGTACTCGCTGTCGGCGGCGCCCCGCCCCAACATGCTGCGCATCACCGTGAAGGCGATCGGCGACCACAGCGCCGCGCTGCGCGACCTGGAGCCGGGCACCCGGGTCTGGGCGGAGGGCCCGTACGGGGCGCTGACGGCGGGCAAGCGCAGCCGCGGCAAGGTGCTCCTGGTGGCGGGCGGCGTCGGCATCACGCCGATGCGGGCGCTGTTCGAGACGCTGCCCGGCGCGTCCGGCGACCTGACGCTGCTCTACCGGGCCAACAGCACCCAGGACCTGGCCCTGTGGGACGAGCTCGCCGCCATCTCCAAGGAGCGCGGGGCCCGCCTGATGTACGCGGTGAACAGTCCCGAAGGGGAGCGCCCGGACATCTCGGCGGAGTCGCTGCGCCGCAAGCTGCCGGACATCGACCGCCACGACGTCTTCATGTGCGGGCCGCCCGGCTTCGCGCAGCAGGTGTACGAAGCACTGCGCGGCGCGGGGGTCCCCGCCCGCCGCATCCATCACGAGTCGTTCGAGATGTGAGCGACGGGAGTCAGGAGCGATGAAGAAGAGCCACCCCATTCGGCGCGTCGTGCTCGCCACCGCCGCCACCGTGTCCGGGATCGTCCTGCTGCTGTCGCTGAAGCCGGCCTCCGATCCGGCCGCGGCGTCGGCGGCGGGCGGAACGACGCCCCAGCAGACGGCGGCCGGGCAGGAGTCGCCGCAGGGCGGCGGCTCGCAGCAGACGGGCACGCAGACCGTCACCGGTGACGTGGTGAAGACCCAGTACGGGCCGGTCCAGGTACAGCTGACCATGAGCGGCGGCAAGATCACCAAGGCGGACGCCGTCCAGGCCCCCAAGGGCGGAACCAGCGACCAGAAGACCGCCCTGGCCGTACCCAAACTCAACCAGGAAGCAATCGCCGCACAGAGCGCGGACATCGACGCGGTCTCGGGGGCGACGTACACGAGCGGCGGCTACAAGCAGTCCCTGCAGTCGGCCCTGGACAAGGCGAAGGCCGCCGGCGGTACGTCGGGATCCTCGGGGGCGGCGGGGGCCTCCTCGTCGCCGCAGGCCCCCGCCACACAGACCCGCACCGTCACCGGAAACGTGGCCCAGACCCAGTACGGGCCCGTCCAGGTCCGCCTCACCCTCACCGGCGACAAGATCACCAGGGCCGAGGCCGTCCAGGCGCCCAGCGGTGGAACCAGCAGCCAGAAGACCGCCCTGGCCATCCCCGCACTCAACCAGGAAGCCGTCGCCGCCGGGAGCGCCGACATCGACGCCGTCTCCGGCGCCACCTACACCAGTGGCGGATACAAGCAGTCCCTGCAGTCGGCCCTGGACAAGGCCGGTGGCTGAGCCCGCGCAGGCCCCGCCCGCGCTGCGCCATGCCGAGGAGGTCATGGGCACGGTCTTCTCCTTCGACGTACGCGGAGGGGAACCGGCGGTCGTGCAGGCGGCGTTGGAGGAGGCGATCGCCCAACTCCACCGCGTGGACGAGGTGTTCAGCACCTACCGCGAGGACAGCCAGATCTCGCGTCTCGCGCGCGGTGAGCTGACGGTAGAGGAGTGCGATCCGGAGGTCGCCGAGGTCCTCGGTCTGGGCGCGCAGGCGGAGCGGCTGAGCGAGGGCTGGTTCAGCACGACGTACCAGGGAGAGCTCGACCCGACGGGGATCGTGAAGGGCTGGGCGACCGAGCGCGCGGCCCGGCTCATCGCGGCGGCCGGCGCGAGCGGAGTGAGCGTCAACGGCGGCGGCGACGTCCAGCTGTGCGGCGTGCCCGGGTCGCACCGGCCCTGGCGGGTCGGCGTGTCGGACCCGCTGCGCCCGGGCTCACTCGCCGCCGTGGTCTCCGCGGCCGGCGTCGACGAGCTCGCCGTGGCCACCTCCGGCACGGCCGAGCGCGGCACCCACATCGTCGACCCCCGCACCGGCAAGTCCGCGGTCACCGACCTGGTCGCCGTGACGGTGGTGGGCCCCCGGCTGACCTGGGTCGACGCCTGGGCGACGGCAGCCTTCGCGATGGGCTCCCGCCAGGCCCTGGACTGGCTGGAGTCCCTGCCCGACATCGAGGCCCTGCTGATCACGGCGGGAGACGAGGTGAGGTGCACCGGGGGGCTGGCTCAAAGACTGGGCTGAGCCCCATAAAGGGCGCGGGGCTGTGACATCATGCGGCTCCGCCGCGGGGGCGCGACCAGCCACGAACAACCCGCGGCGGAACGCGGACATACGGAATTGGAGGCGCGCCCCGACCCGGGGTGCGCCTCCACCGACGTACAGCTCAGTGATGGTTCTGAGCCAGCCGCAACAGGTGATCGGCCAGCGCCTGCCCGCCGGTCGGGTTGCGGCTGATGAGCAGCAACGTGTCGTCCCCGGCGATGGTGCCGAGGATGTCGTGCAGCTCCGCCTGGTCAATGGCCGAGGCGAGGAACTGCGCGGCGCCCGGCGGGGTACGCAGAACCACGAGGTTCGCGGAGGCCTCCGCGGAGATCAGCAGCTCCGCGGACAGCCGCCGCATCCGCTCCTCCTTCGCCGACTCCCCCAGGGGGGCGCGCGGCGTGCGGAAGCCGCCCTCGCTCGGTACCGCGTAGATGAGGTCGCCGTCGTTGTTGCGGATCTTCACCGCGTTCAGCTCGTCCAGGTCCCGGGAGAGCGTCGCCTGGGTGACGTTCAGCCCGTCGTCGGCGAGAAGCTTCGCCAACTGGCTCTGGGAGCGCACCGGTTGCCGGTTGAGGATGTCCACGATCCGGCGGTGGCGTGCGGTGCGGGTCTGCGGCACGGCAGGCCCTGCGTGCTCGTGGTCCTGCGCCTGACTCATCGTCGTCGTCCCATTTCTCAGGATCATCCATCCCCGTTGGCTGCGTCGAGGACGCCAGGAAGGGCCTGGAGGAACGCGTCCACTTCGTCATCGCCGAGGTTCAGCGGCGGCATCAGCCGTACGACATCGGGGGCGGGCGCGTTCACCAGGAAACCGGCGTCCTGAGCCGCCTGCTGCACCTGGGGCGCGAGCGGCTCGGTGAGCACGATACCCAGGAGCAGCCCCGCGCCCCGGACATGGTCGATCAACGGGTGCCCGAGTGACTCGATTCCGTCCCGCAGTTTCTCGCTCGTGCGCTTCACGTTCTCGAGGAGTCCTTCGGACTCGATCGTGTCGAGCACGGCCAGCCCGGCGGCACAGACGACCGGGTTGCCGCCGAAGGTCGTGCCGTGATGACCGGGCTTCAGCAGCCCGGCCGCCCGGCCGAAGGCGACGGTGGCGCCGAGCGGCAGTCCGCCGCCGAGGCCCTTGGCGAGTGTGACGATGTCCGGCAGGACGCCCTCGTGGGCCTGGTACTCGAACCAGTGTCCTGTCCGGCCGATTCCGGTCTGCACCTCGTCGAGGACGAGGAAGGCTCCGGTGGCGGCGGTGATCGCGCGGGCGGCCTTGAGGTAGCCGGCGGGCGGCACGACCACGCCGTTCTCGCCCTGGATGGGCTCGATGATCACCAGGGCGGTGTCCTCGGTGACCGCTTCGGCCAGGGCCTGCGCGTCGCCGTACGGCACATGCGTGACGTCGCCGGGCAGCGGCAGGAACGGCTCCTGCTTGGCGGGCTGGCCGGTGAGCGCGAGGGCGCCCATGGTGCGGCCGTGGAAGCCGCCGGTGGTGGCGACCATGTGCGTCCGGCCGGTGAGCCGGCCGATCTTGAAGGCGCCCTCGTTGGCCTCGGCGCCCGAGTTGCAGAAGTACACCCGGCCCTCGCGCCCGAAGAGCTGGAGCAGCCGTTCGGCGAGCGCGACGGGCGGCTCGGCGACGAAGAGGTTGGAGACATGGCCGAGGGAGCCGATCTGCTTGCCGACGGCCTCGACGATCGCGGGGTGGGCGTGGCCGAGCGCGTTGACCGCGATCCCGCCGACGAAGTCGAGGTACTGCCTGCCGTCGGCGTCCCACAGCTTGGTGCCGGCGCCCCGGACCAGCGGCAGCCGGGGCGTGCCGTAGTTGTCCATGAGCGAGCCCTGCCACCGCTCGGTGAGCTCTTCGTTGCCGGTCATGCGGCGTCCCCCGTTTCCTCGTCGTCCGGCACGACCATCGTGCCGATCCCCTCGTCGGTGAAGATCTCCAGCAGGATCGAGTGCTGGACCCGGCCGTCGATGACGCGGGCCGTGGTGACGCCGTTGCGCACGGCGTGCAGACAGCCCTCCATCTTCGGCACCATGCCGCTGGCCAGCTCGGGCAGCAGTTTCTCCAGCTCGGACGCGGTGAGGCGGCTGATCACCTCGTCGCTGTTGGGCCAGTCCTCGTAGAGGCCCTCGACGTCCGTGAGGACCATGAGGGTTTCGGCCCCAAGTGCCGCAGCGAGTGCCGCAGCCGCCGTATCAGCATTGACGTTGTAGACATGTCCGTCGTCCTGGGAACGAGCGATGGAGGAGACGACCGGGATCCGGCCGTCGGAGAGCAGCGCCTCGATGGCGCCCGTGTCGATGTCGGTGATCTCGCCGACCCGCCCGATGTCGACCAGCTCGCCGTCGATCTCGGGCTGGTGCTTGGTGGCGGTGATGGTGTGCGCGTCCTCGCCGGTCATGCCGACGGCGAGCGGCCCGTGCTGGTTGAGCAGCCCGACCAGCTCGCGCTGCACCTGTCCGGCCAGCACCATGCGTACGACGTCCATGGCGTCCTCGGTCGTGACGCGCAGGCCCGCCTTGAACTCGCTGACGATGCCGTGCCGGTCGAGGGCCGCGCTGATCTGCGGGCCGCCGCCGTGCACGACGACGGGCTTCAGCCCGGCGTGGTGCAGGAACACGATGTCCTGCGCGAACGCCGCCTTCAGCTCTTCGTCGATCATGGCGTTGCCGCCGAACTTGACGACGACCGTCTTGCCGTTGTGCCGGGTCAGCCAGGGCAGCGCCTCGATGAGGATCTGGGCCTTGGGGAGTGCGGTGTGTTTCCGCGTCACATTGCTCATGAGGAGTAGGCGCTGTTCTCGTGGACGTAGTCGGCGGTCAGGTCGTTGGTCCAGATCGTGGCGGTCTCGCCGCCGGCGGCGAGGTCGGCGACGATGTGGACCTCGCGGTAGCGCATGTCGACGAGCTCGCGGTCCTCGCCGACGCCGCCGTTCTTGCAGACCCAGACGCCGTTGATGGCGACGTTGAGCTGGTCCGGCTCGAAGGCGGCGGACGTCGTGCCGATCGCGGACAACACCCGCCCCCAGTTGGGGTCTTCACCGTGGATCGCGCACTTGAGGAGGTTGTTGCGGGCAATGGAGCGGCCCACCTCGACGGCGTCGTCCTCGGTCGCGGCGTTGACGACCTCGACCTTGATGTCCTTGCTGGCGCCCTCGGCGTCACGGATGAGCTGCTGACCGAGGTCGTCGCAGACCGCTCGCACGGCCTCCGCGAACTCCTCGTACCCCGGGGTGACCTCGGAGGCGCCGGAGGCGAGCAGCAGCACGGTGTCGTTGGTGGACATGCAGCCGTCGGAGTCCACGCGGTCGAAGGTGGTGCGGGTGGCGGCGCGCAGGGCCTTGTCCAGGTTCTCGCTGTCCACGTCCGCGTCCGTCGTCAGGACGACGAGCATGGTGGCGAGGCCGGGGGCGAGCATGCCCGCGCCCTTGGCCATGCCGCCGACGGTCCAGCCGTCGCCCGTGGCCACGGAGGTCTTGTGGACGGTGTCGGTGGTCTTGATGGCGATGGCGGCCTTCTCGCCACCGTGCGGGCTGAGCTGGGCGACGGCGTTGTCGATGCCCGGCAGGAGCTTGTCCATGGGCAGGAGCACACCGATGAGGCCGGTCGAGCACACCGCGACCGTGCCCGCGCCGATCTCGCCGAACCCCGCGGCGTCGAGGGACTCGGCCACCTTCTCCGCCGTGGCGTGGGTGTCCTGGAAGCCCTTCGGCCCCGTACAGGCGTTGGCGCCACCGGAGTTGAGGACGACGGCGGTCAACTGGCCGCTCTTCAGCACCTGTTCCGACCAGAGCACCGGAGCGGCCTTCACGCGGTTGGAGGTGAAGACGCCCGCGGCGGCGAGGCGGGGCCCGTTGTTGACCACGAGGGCCAGGTCCGGGTTGCCGTTCTCCTTGATCCCGGCGGCGATCCCCGCCGCCGTGAATCCCAGTGCTGCCGTGACACTCACTGCGTCTCCTCGTTCGCTTCTCCGCCCGTGCAGCGCAGAGGTGCGGCCTTCGTCGTTGTCTGCGACCCGGTGGCCGCACGTACGTCGCTCACGGTGCGACTCCGATCGTGGAAAGACCCAGCTCCTCAGGAAGCCCGAGGGCGAGGTTCATGCTCTGGACGGCACCGCCCGCGGTGCCCTTGGTCAGGTTGTCGATGGCGCTGATCGCGATGATGCGGTGCGCGGCGGCGTCGTACGCGACCTGGACCTGAACGGCGTTGGAACCGTAGACGGACGCCGTGGCGGGCCACTGTCCCTCGGGCAGCAGGTGCACGAACGGCTCGTCGGCGAAGGCCTTCTCGTACGCGGCCCGTACGGAGTCGGCGGTGACGCCGGGCTGTGCCTTGGCGCTGCACGTGGCGAGGATGCCGCGGGGCATCGGCGCGAGGGTGGGCGTGAAGGAGACCGTGACGGGCTCACCGGCGGCCGCGCCGAGGTTCTGGATCACCTCGGGGGTGTGCCGGTGGACGCCGCCGACGCCGTACGGGGACATCGACCCCATGACCTCGCTGCCGAGGAGGTGCGCCTTGGGCGCCTTTCCGGCACCCGATGTCCCGGAGGCGGCGACGATCACGGCCTCGGGCTCGGCGAGGCCGGCCGCGTACGCCGGAAAGAGGGCCAGCGAGGCGGCCGTCGGGTAGCAACCGGGCACCGCGATGCGCTTGGACCCCTCCAGCGCGGCGCGGGCACCCGGCAGTTCGGGGAGGCCGTACGGCCAGGTCCCGGCGTGCGCGGAGCCGTAGAACTTCTCCCAGTCGGCCGGGTCCTTCAGCCGGAAGTCGGCGCCCATGTCGACCACCAGGACGTCCGGGCCGAGCTGCTCGGCGACGGCGGCGGACTGCCCGTGGGGCAGCGCGAGGAACACGACGTCGTGCCCGGCGAGCACGTCGGGGGTCGTCTCCTGGAGGACGCGATCGGCGAGCGGCAGCAGATGCGGCTGCAGCGCGCCGAGGCGCTGGCCCGCGTTGGAGTTGCCGGTCAGGGCGCCGATCTCGATCTCGGGGTGCACCAGGAGCAGACGCAGCAGTTCCCCGCCCGCGTACCCACTCGCTCCCGCCACTGCCGCACGTACCGTCATGGAACCCTCCTCTTGGATGGCATGACTATACGTTTCGCTGCACGTTTATGCAATCCCGTCATCGGTGCCCGGGTATCGGGACGCAGGGCAGCGCCTCAGTCGGCGAGCTGGTGCGCGGAGGTCAGCCACCGCCAGCGTGGGCGTTCCGTGACGAGCGTGGCGGCGGCCAGGAGGGTCACCGGGACCGCCGCCCACGCCGGCCAGACCAGCCACGAGGACACCACGGCCGCGACGAGCTGGAGCAGCACCAGAAGGATCGTGACCCAGCCCGGCACCGCGACGATCACGTTCGCCTTGTCACCTGGGGTGGAGAAGCAGGTCGGAAGGCCGATCAGCAGCACCACGGACAGGGCGGCGAGCAGCCATGAGCGGTCGGCCAGCGCCCACGGGGTCGCTACCCAGGCGATGAGTTCCACGGCGAAGCGCAGCGCGGATGCGGTGCGGTCGTCCGGTCGTCCCGGGATCGTTTCGTCGGCAGAGTCGGTCACCCGCGGACGATCTCACGGCGGGTGCGCGACTGTCAGGGGGCTTGGCGTGCGCGACTGTCAGGGGCTTGGCGTGCCCGGCTGTGCCAGGGGCTTGAGTGCCGGACTGAGGGGCTTGACGTGCCCGACTGTCAGGTGCTTTAGGCGTCGCGGTTGCCACCGGCGCCGCCACGCTCGCGCCTCTCAGCCGGAAGGTCTCGGCGGTGCCGCAATGCCGACGATGAAGTTCCCCAGCGGGCGGACCTCGGCCGACCAGCCCAGGGCCGCAAGATCACCGGTGAGTGTCGCGGGGGCGCGGAAGATCTTGACGATCCGGTACTCGCTCCCATCCTCGAGCCGGCGCGCTTCCGCGGCCACTTCCTCGCGCGCCGCCTCCGCGGGGCCCTCGTCGATGAAGACCGCTCTGCCGTGCGGGGCAAGGGCGGTGGCGACGGTGTTCCAGAAACGGCTCATCCGGGACGGCGGGACGTGGGAGGGCCAGAAGGCGAAGAACACAGTGTCGTAGCGGCGTGGAGGCTGCCATGCGAACAGGTCGGCCCGGACGAACTCGACGTCGCGGGACGTGGTCCGCGCACGTGCGATGGCCAGCACCTCGGGAGACGAGTCGACGGCCGTCATCGAGCGCGCCCGCGCTGCCGGCGCCCCGGTCCACTGCCCCGTGCCACAGGCCATCTCCAGCACGTCTCCGGTGACGGGGAGCCCGTCGACCGCCGTCACCAGCTCCCGCAGGTCCTGGCGCTCGGCGTAGACCCGGTCGTACTCGGACGCGCGGGCCCGGTAGTGCGCGATCTGCTCTGCCACGAGGGCGTCGTCATCGGCGTCCATGACAA harbors:
- a CDS encoding ferric reductase-like transmembrane domain-containing protein translates to MRRIRPRRSPAVPLLLAVWAGAAGVIWLWWNNTPSIADDNSKILNAGRITGLLAGYLMALVVLQMARVPALERRVGSDRVARWHAMSGRYTICLVLAHLFLTMWGYALQSGKGLGGIVQQTIDSVNQLPDMGKAAIGTGLLVLIGFISIGGIRRLIPYDTWYHVHLLTYAAVFLTFWHQLSTGNDFAVEPAAKTAWYGLYGSVTALVIWYRVLAPIRLNVKHRMRVEAVIEETPGIVSVLISGRKLHRMGAEAGQFFRWRFLAPGMRLSSHPYSLSAAPRPNMLRITVKAIGDHSAALRDLEPGTRVWAEGPYGALTAGKRSRGKVLLVAGGVGITPMRALFETLPGASGDLTLLYRANSTQDLALWDELAAISKERGARLMYAVNSPEGERPDISAESLRRKLPDIDRHDVFMCGPPGFAQQVYEALRGAGVPARRIHHESFEM
- the argC gene encoding N-acetyl-gamma-glutamyl-phosphate reductase, with protein sequence MTVRAAVAGASGYAGGELLRLLLVHPEIEIGALTGNSNAGQRLGALQPHLLPLADRVLQETTPDVLAGHDVVFLALPHGQSAAVAEQLGPDVLVVDMGADFRLKDPADWEKFYGSAHAGTWPYGLPELPGARAALEGSKRIAVPGCYPTAASLALFPAYAAGLAEPEAVIVAASGTSGAGKAPKAHLLGSEVMGSMSPYGVGGVHRHTPEVIQNLGAAAGEPVTVSFTPTLAPMPRGILATCSAKAQPGVTADSVRAAYEKAFADEPFVHLLPEGQWPATASVYGSNAVQVQVAYDAAAHRIIAISAIDNLTKGTAGGAVQSMNLALGLPEELGLSTIGVAP
- a CDS encoding class I SAM-dependent methyltransferase, whose protein sequence is MDADDDALVAEQIAHYRARASEYDRVYAERQDLRELVTAVDGLPVTGDVLEMACGTGQWTGAPAARARSMTAVDSSPEVLAIARARTTSRDVEFVRADLFAWQPPRRYDTVFFAFWPSHVPPSRMSRFWNTVATALAPHGRAVFIDEGPAEAAREEVAAEARRLEDGSEYRIVKIFRAPATLTGDLAALGWSAEVRPLGNFIVGIAAPPRPSG
- a CDS encoding FMN-binding protein; the encoded protein is MHALKKQRPLRRVVLAAASTVTGVVLLLSLKPHTPPTVAQASSSAGQSQTQAPSPGTSSGSSSGSTKSTGTKTVTGETVQTRWGPVQVRITLKNGKITDVTAVAYPSDNPKDQEINSYAIPQLRREALAAQSAQIDSVSGATYTSDGYKQSLQSALDSAGL
- a CDS encoding arginine repressor, with the protein product MSQAQDHEHAGPAVPQTRTARHRRIVDILNRQPVRSQSQLAKLLADDGLNVTQATLSRDLDELNAVKIRNNDGDLIYAVPSEGGFRTPRAPLGESAKEERMRRLSAELLISAEASANLVVLRTPPGAAQFLASAIDQAELHDILGTIAGDDTLLLISRNPTGGQALADHLLRLAQNHH
- a CDS encoding FAD:protein FMN transferase, which gives rise to MAEPAQAPPALRHAEEVMGTVFSFDVRGGEPAVVQAALEEAIAQLHRVDEVFSTYREDSQISRLARGELTVEECDPEVAEVLGLGAQAERLSEGWFSTTYQGELDPTGIVKGWATERAARLIAAAGASGVSVNGGGDVQLCGVPGSHRPWRVGVSDPLRPGSLAAVVSAAGVDELAVATSGTAERGTHIVDPRTGKSAVTDLVAVTVVGPRLTWVDAWATAAFAMGSRQALDWLESLPDIEALLITAGDEVRCTGGLAQRLG
- a CDS encoding FMN-binding protein, encoding MKKSHPIRRVVLATAATVSGIVLLLSLKPASDPAAASAAGGTTPQQTAAGQESPQGGGSQQTGTQTVTGDVVKTQYGPVQVQLTMSGGKITKADAVQAPKGGTSDQKTALAVPKLNQEAIAAQSADIDAVSGATYTSGGYKQSLQSALDKAKAAGGTSGSSGAAGASSSPQAPATQTRTVTGNVAQTQYGPVQVRLTLTGDKITRAEAVQAPSGGTSSQKTALAIPALNQEAVAAGSADIDAVSGATYTSGGYKQSLQSALDKAGG
- a CDS encoding acetylornithine transaminase, which produces MTGNEELTERWQGSLMDNYGTPRLPLVRGAGTKLWDADGRQYLDFVGGIAVNALGHAHPAIVEAVGKQIGSLGHVSNLFVAEPPVALAERLLQLFGREGRVYFCNSGAEANEGAFKIGRLTGRTHMVATTGGFHGRTMGALALTGQPAKQEPFLPLPGDVTHVPYGDAQALAEAVTEDTALVIIEPIQGENGVVVPPAGYLKAARAITAATGAFLVLDEVQTGIGRTGHWFEYQAHEGVLPDIVTLAKGLGGGLPLGATVAFGRAAGLLKPGHHGTTFGGNPVVCAAGLAVLDTIESEGLLENVKRTSEKLRDGIESLGHPLIDHVRGAGLLLGIVLTEPLAPQVQQAAQDAGFLVNAPAPDVVRLMPPLNLGDDEVDAFLQALPGVLDAANGDG
- the argJ gene encoding bifunctional glutamate N-acetyltransferase/amino-acid acetyltransferase ArgJ, whose amino-acid sequence is MSVTAALGFTAAGIAAGIKENGNPDLALVVNNGPRLAAAGVFTSNRVKAAPVLWSEQVLKSGQLTAVVLNSGGANACTGPKGFQDTHATAEKVAESLDAAGFGEIGAGTVAVCSTGLIGVLLPMDKLLPGIDNAVAQLSPHGGEKAAIAIKTTDTVHKTSVATGDGWTVGGMAKGAGMLAPGLATMLVVLTTDADVDSENLDKALRAATRTTFDRVDSDGCMSTNDTVLLLASGASEVTPGYEEFAEAVRAVCDDLGQQLIRDAEGASKDIKVEVVNAATEDDAVEVGRSIARNNLLKCAIHGEDPNWGRVLSAIGTTSAAFEPDQLNVAINGVWVCKNGGVGEDRELVDMRYREVHIVADLAAGGETATIWTNDLTADYVHENSAYSS
- the argB gene encoding acetylglutamate kinase encodes the protein MSNVTRKHTALPKAQILIEALPWLTRHNGKTVVVKFGGNAMIDEELKAAFAQDIVFLHHAGLKPVVVHGGGPQISAALDRHGIVSEFKAGLRVTTEDAMDVVRMVLAGQVQRELVGLLNQHGPLAVGMTGEDAHTITATKHQPEIDGELVDIGRVGEITDIDTGAIEALLSDGRIPVVSSIARSQDDGHVYNVNADTAAAALAAALGAETLMVLTDVEGLYEDWPNSDEVISRLTASELEKLLPELASGMVPKMEGCLHAVRNGVTTARVIDGRVQHSILLEIFTDEGIGTMVVPDDEETGDAA